GTGCCGCCGTAACTTTGAGTCATCTGTAAGTCGATCGCTAAGGTTGTGTGATGTAACCCTGTGATCACCATTGGCGAGTAGAAAAAACCGAAGATAGCTGAGCCAATAGGCGCAAAGTCACCTAGCATTAATAGCTTGATGACTTCGGCAATACCGTTGCCAATGCTTCTGCCAATAGGGCCTAAGATAACGTGTGCGACGAAGACTGAGATAATCAATGTGACGATTGGAACAATAACCAATTTTAAATAATCGGGAATGTAACGGCGTAAACGGGTTTCAAACCAGCCGAGGAATAAACCTGCTAAGATAGAAGGGATGACTTGCGCCTGATAACCGACTTTCTCAATTGTAAACAGCCCAAAGTTCCAAACATCAGGGATTTGTGAGCCTAAATTATAGGCATTCATTAGCTGAGGAGAAACTAAAGTGATCCCTAATACTAAACCTAGGGCTGGAGTACCCCCCATCTTTTTAGTTGCAGACCAGCAGATGCTAACAGGTAAAAAGTGGAATATTGCTTCACAAGGTAACCATAGGAAATCATAAATAGGCTTTAACCAAGGATAAAAATAGGTTAAAGGTTTATTATCCGATACAGGCATCTCACCAATAACGTTACGCAAACCTAAAAGTAAACCACCACAAATTAAAATAGGTAATAGTGGTACGAATATCTCTGCCAAATTTGCGATAAGCCTTTGCCAAAAACTCATATTTTTTTTGGCATCAGACTTTACTTCATCTTTACTTTTTGTTTGTAACTCAAGATGCTTTGAAAGAATTTGATAATAGTGGTCAACATCGACACCAATAATAACTTGGAACTGTCCGGCATTATTAAAACACCCCTTAACAAAAGGGATTTGTTTTATTTTATCTATTTCTGTGATATTAGGGTCATTAAGAACAAAGCGCAGCCTTGTTAAGCAGTGAGAAACACTAATAATATTATTTTTACCGCCAATCAGTGCAACAAGTTCTTCAATGGCCTTTAAATCTTTGGCACTAGGCATATTTATTTTCTCATCGTAGTTATGTTTTTTTTAATATATATCCTTGTTGTCATTATTTGAACGGGAACGTTCCCATAACTAGACGATGATCACAAGTAATAATAATTACTTTCTTAAGTTATTAATTTAATTTATCACTGGAGATAATGATTTTTTGTGGCGGAACATCTTCTTTTGCCATTTTAATCAATATATTAGCAGCCTCTTTCCCACTTTCTCTAAAGCCTAAACGGTAGAATTTGGTTTGAGGAAATAAAAAGGCCAGTAAATCATTTCGCCCAATACAGGCCACATCGATATGGTTCATGTTTTGTTCGGATAAATACTTTTGTACACCAAATGCTAATGAGTCTGTTGCGCACAGTATGGCTTGTGGTGATGTGGTTAAGATCTCTTTAGCAAGCATATAGCCACTTTGGTAATTAAGTTCACCTAATTGTGCGTGAGGGGTTAAACCTTGCTGCTGACAATAGTGTAGATAAGATTGGTAACGGAGTAGGCCCGTTGTTTCATCGTGAACATTGATCCCGATATAACTTATTTGTTGGTAATTTTTTTGTTTATGAAAATAGTGCATAAGGTTTTTAACCGCACTTTCATCATCGTGACAAATAGAGACAAAACCTTCTAATGGTCGCGCAATAACAACCATTTTTTGTTTCCAATTGGAGAGCTTATTGATATCAATGCCTGAAAAAGCAAAAAAGACAATCCCATCAACCTTTTGGCGAGTAAGCATTTTAATATGTTCTTCAACTTTTTCCGGTTTAAATTGACTCTCTAAAATAATAGGGTCGATATTATTTTGATAGAAAATAGGTAGCATGGAACTGACTGCTTGGTTTTCAGCATAAGAATCTAAACGCGTCATGATGATGCCGAAAGAGCGGTTTGAATAGCCTCGCATTGCACGTGCAGATTTTGAGGGAGTAAATTGGTATTTTTCAATTATTTGATTAACTTTTTGCCGAGTCTCTTCATTAACCATTGGGTCTTGATTAATCACCCTTGAAACTGTTGATTTACCTACGCCACATAGCTTTGCAATATCATTAATGGTGAGTTTCTTTTTATCCGTTTTTATCATAATGTTTTGTCTTTATTAGCTAAATACTTATAAGGGCTTGGTCATTTATATTTATTTTCTATTTATGTGCTTAGTCTAACTCATTTTTTTCAAGGCATCTGTAGAAAAGAAGCGAACAATATTTATCTTAGTCGTGAAATTGCGTTTTGCTTTGATGTCATTATGAGTATTTCTTCTTCATAACTCATTAGGCTGACTTATTCCTTTAGGTTACATCTAATAAACTTTTAGCATTTCATAACCCCACTTGCACGCCATATAGTCAATTTAAATAGTCGTTTTAAAAAAGTTATATAACACCGGAAGAGCAAGATGGAATATTTACCATTATTTGTGGATTTACGTTCCCGCAAGGTTGTCTTGGTTGGGGGAGGCGATGTTGCCGCACGCAAAGCGGAACTATTGTTACGCGCTAATGCGGCTTTGGTGATTATTGCGCCGGCACTTAATTCAGCTTTACAACAACTTTGTGAGCAACAATATTTCACGTGGATTGAGGGGGAATATCATCCACAACATATTGAGAAGTCTTATTTGGTGATTGCTGCCACTGACGATG
This portion of the Providencia manganoxydans genome encodes:
- the treB gene encoding PTS trehalose transporter subunit IIBC; this translates as MPSAKDLKAIEELVALIGGKNNIISVSHCLTRLRFVLNDPNITEIDKIKQIPFVKGCFNNAGQFQVIIGVDVDHYYQILSKHLELQTKSKDEVKSDAKKNMSFWQRLIANLAEIFVPLLPILICGGLLLGLRNVIGEMPVSDNKPLTYFYPWLKPIYDFLWLPCEAIFHFLPVSICWSATKKMGGTPALGLVLGITLVSPQLMNAYNLGSQIPDVWNFGLFTIEKVGYQAQVIPSILAGLFLGWFETRLRRYIPDYLKLVIVPIVTLIISVFVAHVILGPIGRSIGNGIAEVIKLLMLGDFAPIGSAIFGFFYSPMVITGLHHTTLAIDLQMTQSYGGTPIWPIIALSNIAQASAVVGIIIVSRKANEHEITIPAAISAYLGVTEPAMYGVNLKYGFPMLCAMVGASLAGLVCGLNHVLSNGIGVGGLPGILSIQPTYWLVYLFAMVIAVVVPIALTVIAYRYKERKGTLQTN
- the treR gene encoding trehalose operon repressor TreR, whose protein sequence is MIKTDKKKLTINDIAKLCGVGKSTVSRVINQDPMVNEETRQKVNQIIEKYQFTPSKSARAMRGYSNRSFGIIMTRLDSYAENQAVSSMLPIFYQNNIDPIILESQFKPEKVEEHIKMLTRQKVDGIVFFAFSGIDINKLSNWKQKMVVIARPLEGFVSICHDDESAVKNLMHYFHKQKNYQQISYIGINVHDETTGLLRYQSYLHYCQQQGLTPHAQLGELNYQSGYMLAKEILTTSPQAILCATDSLAFGVQKYLSEQNMNHIDVACIGRNDLLAFLFPQTKFYRLGFRESGKEAANILIKMAKEDVPPQKIIISSDKLN